One window of Heptranchias perlo isolate sHepPer1 chromosome 15, sHepPer1.hap1, whole genome shotgun sequence genomic DNA carries:
- the LOC137332812 gene encoding serine-rich and transmembrane domain-containing 2-like → MTEFYFRQPGNFTAVMFHQPTVSTDVEDSVGKPSNIYTYVAIFISLLVLLLVIMVTVLYRLKHVIAPVSSPVESAGNTDVFTNVEVGSF, encoded by the coding sequence ATGACTGAATTTTACTTCAGACAACCTGGAAATTTCACTGCTGTGATGTTCCACCAACCAACTGTGTCTACGGACGTGGAGGACTCGGTGGGTAAACCGTCAAACATTTACACCTATGTGGCGATATTTATCAGTCTGTTGGTGCTTCTGCTTGTCATCATGGTCACTGTGCTGTACAGATTAAAGCATGTCATCGCTCCCGTTTCCTCACCCGTGGAAAGTGCCGGCAACACAGATGTTTTCACCAACGTGGAAGTCGGCAGCTTTTAG